In one Musa acuminata AAA Group cultivar baxijiao chromosome BXJ2-5, Cavendish_Baxijiao_AAA, whole genome shotgun sequence genomic region, the following are encoded:
- the LOC103986504 gene encoding agamous-like MADS-box protein AGL61 produces the protein MIPPRKKKTSMGRQRIEIKRIENEEARQVCFSKRRAGLFKKATELSVLCGAEIALVVFSPAGKPFSFGHPSVDSVVGRFLSGGAAPTPTPVADHRMVPARASLVHELDRQYLELGERLAAERARKDALEAALRGRWGSTAGLLDANLEEIGLVELERLREALERLRWDVAMRVNQLVIDVQTRSVVMAGDAAAGGFVGGFLAAAEESVVALPPQHGFSYGYGGIF, from the coding sequence ATGATACcgccgaggaagaagaagacgagcaTGGGGCGCCAAAGGATCGAGATCAAGCGCATCGAAAACGAGGAGGCCCGGCAGGTCTGCTTCTCGAAGCGCCGGGCCGGTCTATTCAAGAAGGCCACCGAGCTCTCCGTCCTGTGCGGCGCCGAGATCGCCCTCGTCGTCTTCTCACCCGCCGGGAAGCCCTTCTCCTTCGGCCACCCGTCCGTAGACTCCGTCGTCGGCCGCTTCCTCTCCGGCGGTGCGGCGCCAACTCCTACCCCTGTCGCAGACCACCGGATGGTCCCGGCGCGGGCTTCGCTGGTCCACGAGCTCGACCGGCAGTACCTCGAGCTCGGAGAGCGGCTGGCGGCGGAGAGGGCGAGGAAGGACGCGCTGGAGGCGGCCTTGAGGGGGCGGTGGGGTTCCACGGCTGGCCTGTTGGACGCGAACCTGGAGGAGATCGGATTGGTGGAGCTCGAGAGACTACGGGAGGCGCTAGAGCGGCTGCGGTGGGACGTGGCGATGAGAGTGAATCAGCTGGTGATCGACGTGCAGACAAGGAGCGTCGTCATGGCGGGGGACGCGGCTGCAGGTGGCTTCGTTGGGGGATTCCTTGCGGCGGCGGAGGAGAGCGTGGTGGCGCTTCCTCCTCAACATGGTTTTAGCTATGGATACGGAGGTATCTTCTAA
- the LOC103986503 gene encoding sugar transport protein MST3-like translates to MAGGTIVLTSGAKEHPGKMTLFVFLTCLVASSGGLIFGYDIGISGGVTSMDSFLSRFFPSVYRQQMADSSTNQYCKFDSQLLTLFTSSLYVAALISSFLASTVTRVFGRKWSMFAGGITFLLGSAINGAAVNVLMLILGRVLLGIGIGFANQSVPLYLSEMAPAKLRGMLNIGFQLMITIGIFAANLINYGTASIEGGWGWRVSLGLAAVPAVIITVGSLVLPDTPNSLIERGYDEEAKAMLRKIRRTEDIQAEYGDLVAASAEAKSIDHPWSNILQRRYRPQLCMAILIPSFQQLTGINVIMFYAPVLFKTIGFGSEASLASAVISGIVNVFATFVSIATVDKLGRRKLFLQGGTQMLVSQLLVGTLIALKFGTSGVATDMSTNYASIIVLFICFYVAAFAWSWGPLGWLVPSEIFPLEIRSAGQSITVSVNMLFTFIIAQVFLTALCHLKFGLFYFFAGWVVIMTVFVALFLPETKNVPIEEIVLVWKKHWFWGKFISDDDIHVGNLEVAKHTIEAA, encoded by the exons ATGGCGGGCGGCACGATCGTGCTCACGAGTGGCGCCAAGGAACACCCCGGGAAGATGACGCTCTTCGTCTTCCTCACTTGCCTCGTCGCCTCCTCCGGCGGCCTCATTTTTGGCTACGACATCGGGATTTCAG GTGGAGTGACATCCATGGACTCGTTCCTCTCGAGATTCTTCCCCTCGGTTTACCGGCAGCAGATGGCGGACTCGAGCACCAACCAGTACTGCAAGTTCGACAGCCAGCTGCTGACACTCTTCACGTCGTCCCTTTACGTGGCGGCGCTGATATCGTCCTTCCTTGCGTCGACGGTGACGAGGGTGTTCGGGAGGAAGTGGTCCATGTTCGCTGGTGGGATCACCTTCCTGCTCGGCTCCGCCATCAATGGCGCCGCCGTGAACGTCCTGATGCTCATCCTCGGCCGCGTCCTCCTCGGCATCGGCATCGGCTTCGCGAATCAG TCTGTGCCGCTCTACCTCTCGGAGATGGCGCCCGCGAAGCTCCGGGGCATGCTCAACATCGGCTTCCAGCTGATGATCACCATCGGCATCTTCGCCGCCAACCTCATCAACTACGGGACGGCGTCGATCGAGGGTGGCTGGGGATGGCGCGTCAGCCTCGGGCTCGCGGCGGTCCCGGCCGTCATCATCACCGTCGGCTCGCTGGTCCTGCCCGACACTCCCAACTCGCTCATCGAGCGCGGCTACGACGAGGAGGCCAAGGCCATGCTCCGCAAGATCCGCCGCACCGAGGACATCCAGGCGGAGTACGGCGACCTCGTCGCCGCCAGCGCGGAGGCCAAGAGCATCGACCACCCTTGGTCCAACATACTGCAGCGCAGGTACCGGCCGCAGCTGTGCATGGCCATCCTCATCCCCTCCTTCCAGCAGCTCACCGGCATCAACGTCATCATGTTCTACGCTCCCGTGCTCTTCAAGACCATCGGCTTCGGCAGCGAGGCCTCCCTCGCGTCCGCAGTCATCTCCGGCATCGTCAACGTGTTCGCCACCTTCGTCTCCATCGCCACGGTCGACAAGCTCGGCCGCCGAAAGCTCTTCCTGCAAGGAGGCACCCAAATGCTCGTGTCTCAG CTGCTGGTGGGAACTCTGATCGCGCTAAAGTTCGGGACCAGCGGGGTGGCCACGGACATGTCGACCAACTACGCCAGCATCATCGTGCTCTTCATCTGCTTCTACGTCGCAGCCTTTGCGTGGTCATGGGGGCCGCTGGGGTGGCTGGTGCCCAGCGAGATCTTTCCCCTGGAGATCCGGTCAGCAGGGCAGAGCATCACCGTCTCCGTCAACATGCTCTTCACCTTCATCATCGCGCAGGTGTTCCTCACCGCGCTCTGCCACCTAAAGTTTGGCCTCTTCTACTTCTTCGCCGGGTGGGTGGTGATCATGACAGTCTTCGTCGCCCTCTTCCTGCCCGAGACCAAGAACGTGCCCATCGAGGAGATCGTCCTCGTCTGGAAGAAACACTGGTTCTGGGGCAAGTTCATCTCCGACGACGACATCCACGTCGGAAACCTCGAGGTGGCCAAGCACACAATCGAAGCTGCATGA
- the LOC135611902 gene encoding L-ascorbate oxidase homolog — MEASSSLPIWLLLCLCLSCHSWWVAGDDPYRFFTWSVTYGDIYPLGVKQQGILIDGQFPGPQIEAVTNDNLIVNVFNNLTEPFLISWNGIQQRKNSWEDGVYGTNCPILPGQNYTYVMQVKDQIGSYFYFPTLDFHKAAGGFGGIRVLSRPLIPVPYPPPAGDFTLLTGDWFKTNHTDLKAIVDSGNDLPFPDGLLINGQGANGYAFTVDQGKTYRFRISNVGLLTSVNIRFQGHTMKLVEIEGSHTVQNTYSSLDIHLGQSCSVLVTADQPAQDYFIVVSTRFTDPILTTTAVLHYSNSIEVPATLLPGGPTVEVDWSLNQARSFRLNLTASGPRPNPQGSYHYGQVNVTRTIRLANSAPIINGKQRYAVNSVSFVSADTPLKIADFYNISGVFTLGSIPDNPTYAGGYLQTSVMAANFRDYVEIIFENDEDLVQSWHIDGNSFFVVGMDGGQWISASRDSYNLHDTVSRCTVQVYPRSWTAIYMPLDNVGMWNVRSENWVRQYLGQQFYLRVYSPANSWRDEYPIPKNALLCGLASGRRTRPL; from the exons ATGGAAGCCTCCTCCTCTCTCCCCATCTGGCTTCTCCTCTGTCTCTGCTTGTCTTGCCATTCTTGGTGGGTCGCAGGTGATGATCCTTACAGGTTCTTCACTTGGAGTGTCACCTATGGCGACATCTATCCCCTTGGAGTCAAGCAACAG GGGATACTGATCGATGGGCAGTTCCCAGGGCCACAGATCGAGGCAGTGACCAACGACAACCTTATCGTAAATGTCTTCAATAACTTGACCGAACCCTTCCTCATCTCCTG GAACGGGATACAACAAAGGAAGAACTCATGGGAAGATGGAGTTTATGGTACAAACTGCCCAATCCTTCCTGGACAGAACTATACATATGTGATGCAAGTAAAGGATCAGATTGGAAGCTACTTTTACTTCCCCACTCTTGACTTCCACAAGGCTGCTGGAGGCTTTGGTGGCATCAGAGTACTGAGTCGTCCACTAATCCCTGTGCCGTATCCTCCACCAGCCGGGGATTTCACTTTACTCACCGGCGATTGGTTCAAGACCAATCACACT GACTTGAAAGCTATAGTAGACAGTGGGAATGATCTTCCTTTCCCTGATGGGCTGCTCATCAATGGCCAAGGTGCAAATGGTTATGCATTCACAGTTGATCAAG GCAAAACTTACAGGTTCAGAATCTCTAATGTCGGGTTGTTGACATCAGTCAACATAAGATTTCAGGGACACACAATGAAACTGGTTGAGATTGAAGGCTCGCATACAGTCCAAAACACTTATTCATCTCTCGACATTCATCTTGGCCAGTCTTGCTCGGTTCTTGTCACAGCCGACCAACCTGCACAGGACTACTTCATTGTGGTATCGACCCGATTCACAGACCCAATCCTTACGACCACCGCCGTTCTCCACTATAGCAACTCGATCGAAGTCCCTGCCACACTGTTGCCAGGAGGGCCTACGGTGGAGGTTGACTGGTCTCTCAACCAAGCCAGATCATTTCG ATTAAATCTGACAGCAAGTGGGCCAAGGCCTAATCCACAAGGATCATACCACTATGGACAGGTGAACGTCACCAGAACCATTAGGCTTGCAAACTCTGCACCTATCATCAATGGCAAGCAAAGATATGCCGTCAACAGTGTCTCCTTCGTTTCAGCTGATACTCCTCTGAAGATTGCCGACTTCTACAATATCTCTGGAGTTTTCACGCTTGGAAGTATACCTGATAATCCAACCTACGCTGGTGGCTATCTCCAGACTTCAGTCATGGCAGCCAACTTCAGAGACTATGTGGAAATCATCTTTGAGAACGACGAAGATTTGGTGCAGTCTTGGCACATTGATGGGAATTCCTTCTTTGTTGTTGG AATGGATGGAGGGCAATGGATATCAGCAAGCAGGGACTCTTACAACTTACATGACACTGTATCGCGTTGCACGGTGCAG GTGTATCCGAGATCATGGACTGCAATATACATGCCTTTGGACAATGTAGGCATGTGGAATGTGAGATCGGAGAATTGGGTTAGGCAGTATCTCGGTCAGCAGTTTTACCTCCGTGTGTATTCTCCGGCCAATTCATGGAGAGATGAGTACCCCATCCCGAAGAACGCACTGCTCTGCGGCCTGGCATCAGGCCGCCGAACTAGACCACTCTGA